TCCTGAAGGTCTTACGCACAGTGGGCGGGATAAATCCCGCCCACCAAGTTCAATAGTTTCCTTAGTTTGCTCACAATTCCCAAGTCAAGGGTACTCATACAAAGGAAACCTTCCCGACAGTTCCGATGTCTTCGCTGCAGCGCGGGCTATTAATGCGTCGTCGGCAAGGTTCTCCAGCACCTCCGCAATGATCCGACCGATCGTCCGCATTTCATCTTCCTTCATTCC
Above is a genomic segment from Calditrichota bacterium containing:
- the glyA gene encoding serine hydroxymethyltransferase (catalyzes the reaction of glycine with 5,10-methylenetetrahydrofolate to form L-serine and tetrahydrofolate): SAALECAGITVNKNMVPNDPQKPFVTSGVRIGTPALTTRGMKEDEMRTIGRIIAEVLENLADDALIARAAAKTSELSGRFPLYEYP